Genomic segment of Thermococcus sp. 21S7:
CCTCCCTCTCGGAGGGACGCGTACACCCCCACAGTAGTCCTCCCGTCGCTCAGGAGCGAAAAGGAACCCGATGAATACACGCAGACGCCGGTGAACTCGTCAGGGCCCCCGGTGGTTGCGCCGATGTGGGCCATAGCCAGCAGAACCACTAACGAACCAATCAACGGAACAACTACTAATCCTTTGTTTGTCACCATGGTTTATGGTAAGGAATACTTCTTAAAAACTTATCCCTCCTCCAAGGGGGGCGGGGAAAAGCTCAGTAAACCTCACCGCTTGGGTAGACTACGATGCCTTCCTCAGTGATTTCAAAGGGATACTTCTTCATCGAATGTTTGGTTTCACGCATCTTTCTGATCAAGAGATAGCGCTTCAGTTCAACCTCTTTTTCGACGAAGTCCAGAAGGACGACACCCCTGGCTATGTACTCCTCGATTCCGTAGCGGCTTATCTTTCCTCTGCTCGGATCGGGGGCCTCCGTGGTCAGGATGGACACAACACCCATCTCAAGGAGTATCGTGTTGAGCTGGAGGAGGATTTCCCTTATCTTTGACTCCTCCTGGAGTCTGAAGGCTATCGACGGTATGGAGTCGATGACGAGCCTTTTCGCATCTATGGCCTTGACAACGCGGTAGATGTAACGGAGAAAGTCCTCCGCATTGAGGTTACCCTCAAGAACGTACTGCTCCTCAGACGGAAGGCCGACCACGGCGCTGACGCCGTCGATGATCGCGAGTTTCCCTTCCCTCTCGTATCTTTCCATGTCCCAACCGAAGGCCATCATTTCTTTCCTGAGATCCTGTGCCCTCTCCTCCAGGGTAACTATCACCCCGGGTTCATTATAAAGCTCAACCCCTTTATACACGAACTGAACACCAAAAGTCGTTTTTCCGCTTCCGGTAGGACCAGTGACAAGAACCGTCGTTCCCTTGGGAAACCCGCCCTGGATTAAATCATCGAACCCAGGGATGCCGCTCTTCACCCGTTCAGTCTGATACACACCCATGGAGACCACCCTATTCCGGTATTATCATGAGATGTCTAAGGTTGATGGGAAACCCTAACGCCTTGTATAGCTATATGCTTGAATGTAATATAAAACTTTTGGATTGGGATTACATAATATCCAAATAACCGCGAACGCTCCTTAAAAGGAGTCAGAAGGGTTTTAAAAGCTTTGACGCATCAGATTTAAAATAGAAACAGGTGAGATATAACTATGCTCGACCCCTTCGGTGATGAGGCCAGGCGGCTCGTCAGGGATGAGTTCGGCGGAATAAGCGAACTGCTCTCAATCATTCCATCCTACGTGGGCATAGACCAGGCCATAGAGAGGGTCTCATGGGTGAAATCGGGTGAGATTCCGGAGGAGATTCTCGGACTTGGAGATGTTCAGGACCTGCTGACGTTCTACGCCCTTCTGGGCGCCCTAGCGTTCTCACCGTACGGCATAGAGATGGAGCTTGTGAAGGAGAGTAACACCAGGATATACTCCGAGAGACTGAGGCGGGCCGGGAGAATACGGGGAACCGCAATCGCCCTGGAGAGCGTGGATGCGGACGAGATACCCGCCAGGGACAGAACAATACTTGAGAGAACCCACCATCAGGAGCTTCCACCGGGGGAGAGGGAAAGGCTCAGACTGAGGTACAGAATACCCCTCGGAAAGCTTCTGGAGCTCTGGGACGGTGGTTTAAAGGAGGTGTACATCCGGAGGGGCTACGCCTACCTCACGGAGGAGCAGGGACTGAGGCTGTGGGAGAGGTCCTTCGAGAGGAACTTCGAGAGGGCGGTGAACCTGCTCTACGAGGTAAGGGACGAGCTTCCGGAGTACTACCTCAAACTCTACGAGAGACTCGGCGAGGTCGCGAGGGAGCACTTCAAGGAGAGGCTCGAAAGGATGGGCTCGGCGGAGGCCCAGCCGCTGCGCTTTGACCTGTTCCCTCCGTGTGTTAAAATCGCCCTCGGGGGCGTTCCATCCGGGCTGAGGAACTACGCCATAACGGTTCTCCTCACGAGCTTCCTGAGCTACGCGAGGCTGTGCCCCAATCCCCCCCGGAGGGACGTCAGAATAAGGGACTGCGTGAGCGACCTGAGCATCGTCGAGAAGGAGATACTCCCGGTAATAATCGAGGCGGGCAACCGCTGTTCCCCACCGCTCTTCGAGGACCAGCCCCACGAGATTAAGAACATCTGGTATCACCTCGGCTTCGGCCTGACGGACAGGCCAACCCTTGAAGACAGCGGAAACTCCACGTGGTACTTCCCGCCGAACTGCTCCAAGATACGGGCAAACGCCCCGGGGCTCTGCAAGCCTGACAGACACTGCAGAAACATCAAAAACCCGCTGACGTACTATCTGAGGCGTCTCTACATAGAAAACAGAGGAAAAGCCGGTGAAAATGGCGAGAAGAAAAGCGCCGGAGGCGGTGAGGGGAATGACTGAACTCTTCAGGGAGGCCACGCCGAAGGAGCGGAAGCTCTACTACTCGAAGGAATGGAGCCCCAAAAAACTCCCGGACTTCATAGTCGAAACCCTTGAGAACAGGGAGTTCGGCTTCGACCATACCGGTGAGGGGCCGAGCGACAGAAAGAACGTCTTCCTTGACGTTCGCGATCTGGGGGACTACATACGGGCAACGGCACCATACGCGATATACTCCAGCGTCGCCCTCTACGAGGAGCCCAAGGGCATGAGGGGCTGGCTGGGAGCCGAACTCGTCTTCGACATAGACGCGAAGGACCTGCCGCTGAGGAGGTGCTCCCACCTTCACGAGCACGGCCGGGTGTGCCCGGTATGCCTCGAAGACGCAAAGGAGCTGGCGAGGGACACACTGGTGGTTCTCAAAGAGGACTTCGGCTTTGAGGACGTCCACGTGGTATACTCCGGGAGGGGCTACCACATCCGCGTTCTGGACGACTGGGCGCTGAAGCTCGACGGCAAGGCCAGGGAAAAGGTTCTGGCCTACATCAGTGCCGCCGAGGAGATAACCTTCGATGATATCCAGAGCAGGAGGATAATGCTCTCCTCTGGCTATTACAGGGTTTTCCGCCTCAGATTCGGGTACTTCATAGGGAGAGTTAACGAAAACCACCTCCTCAACATAGGCCTGAAGAAGGGGCAGGTCGAGAGGGTTCTGGAAAACAGGGAGGGGATATACGAGGGCTTCGTGCGGAAGGGTCTTCTTACCGCGTTTCCAAGGGGGATAGGATACAAAACACTGACGAGGCTCTTCTCCCTGTCGAGTACGTTCTCAAAGGCATACTTTGACGGAAGGGTCACCGTTGACCTTAAAAGAATCCTCCGCCTCCCGTCGAGCCTCCATTCCAAAGTCGGCCTCGTGACGACCTACATCGGCCCGGATGAAAGAAAGCTCGAAAAGTTCAACCCCTTCGAGGATGCCGTTCCGGGATTCAGAAGGAAAGAGGTCAGTGAAGCCTACGGGAAGTGGCTGGAAGAGCACGGGGATGAACTGTGAACGGAAGGATAAAAATAGCCACGGCGATGTTGATATGGGGCAGCGTGGGAATATTCTCACGCTTTTCGAACCTATCCGGCCTAGGGGTCGCCTTCTTCAGGGTGTCCCTCGGCGCCCTCCTGCTCCTCGCCATCCTTATGGGAAAGGGGGAACCGCTGCAATCAGTTCTATCCCTCCTGCGGGCCAGATGGAAGCCCCTCCTGGCGCTGGGAGTTTCCCTGGCCCTGAACTGGGTCTTCCTCTTCACCGCGTTCAACTACACCACTATAGCCAACGCGGTTCTCGTCTACTACCTGGCCCCGATAATAGCGACGGTTATCTCGTGGCGCTTCCTGGGCGAGAGGCTGAGCCTGAAGAGCTGGCTCCTCATAGGCACCGCATTCATGGGACTTATCCTGATTATGAGCGGCCAGAACGTTGACCTGGGCGATAGGGACTTCATGGGGATTCTGCTCGCCCTGGCCGCGGCCTTCTTCTACGCCCTGATACCCAACCTTGGGAGATTCCTGCGCGGGATCGACGGCAAAACGCTGACTTTCCTCCAGCTTGCGATAGCATCGCTCGTGCTTGCCCCGTTTATGGCCCTCTCGGGCGCCGGAGAACCGACCTGGTGGGCGATTTTTGTTCTCGTTGCGGTTCACACAGTTCTGGCGCTGTTCCTCTACATGGACGGGCTCAAAGAGGTGGAAGTCAACGAGGCGGCCCTGCTGAGCTACCTGGACCCCATGAGCGCGATAGTCTACGCATTCCTAATATTCGGGGAGGTTCCGGGAATAAGAACCGCGATTGGTGGGGCCATAATACTCCTCGCATCCCTGCTGGACATCAGGGCGAGGGGGTCGTAGCCCGCCTTCTGTCTCAAGGGGACATTCGACTGAGCGGCCTACCACGGGGCTCCCACCGGGAATTCATCGCCCCTCCCTCGGCCTTGCACCCCGCGGGACGGCCGTTTCACCGATCCCCGACGGGTCGTCTGCGGGTTAGCTCGGGCGCCGTCGCCGGGCCCTTCGCCGCGTTCATCCCCATGCCCGCCGGGACGTGTCGTTTCTGCGCCGTTGCCCTCCCTCTCGGGAGGTGCCTTGCGGCACCGCGGCCCCGGTGCGGTGGGCGGAACTTCCTCGGGAGCGCCCCGAGAGTCCCCGACCCCCTCGCCGAGGAGAATTTAGAATGAAGGGATAAAAAAGTTTGGTATTCACCTCTTCTTGGGGAGTTCCCTGTTCTCCTTAAACTCCGGTTCTTTGGGCCTTTTGAACCTCCCGAGGGGCGAGCGCCTCTTCGGTCTGGGCCGGGTGCGTTTTCTGGGCCCCCCGCCCTCGCGGGTATAGTAGAATGCTCCCGCGGCGAGCAGAAGGAAGACCACGATAACGAGACCAGCCCACAGACCCCTGGAGGTTCCCGAGGAGGTTGTTGTCATGTTCAAAGCGGTGGTGGTAGTGGTTGTAGCAGTGGTCGTTGGGGGCGCCGGAGGTTGCAGATACAGCTCTCCTTTGGATGTACTGGTCTCGCCCATCGCACTCAGGGTAAACTCGTACTCCACGACCTTCCCCGCGGGCAACTCGAACTTCAGGGAAACCTCGTTGGCTCCGGGCGTGAGCCTGCTCTGGAGCGAATCCTTGTATAGGACGTTGCCATCGGCAGCGATTCTGTACCCAAATTCGCCCTGAACCTCCCCGCAGTTAGGGTTCTCGATCACGATTTTGAAGAGAACCTCCGTGTCGGAGACCCTCTCGTAGGTCACGTTGCGGATGACCGGCGGGGCATTGACCCTGTAGGAGACATTACCGATTCCGATGAGCCTCCCATCGAAGGTCAGCTTTATGACCGCGGTCAGGTTCCCGGGCGCATTGGTGGGAAGCTCCGCCTCGATAACGTCCGTACCGCCATTAACGGCAACAGGGGTCGTGATGTTCGAGATGATGCGTTCGTTTCTGTATGTTTCCACGGTCAGGTTGAGGCCGACGTTCCTCTCGGAGAGGAGGGTAAGGTAGGCCCTGTTTTTCTCACCAAGCCTCACCTCATCCGACTGGAGCGAGAAGCCAACGAGTTTAACCCCAAAACGGACAGGGATTTCACGGGAGTACCTGTAGCCCCCGTCCCCGTACTCAACGCGGTACTCCAGCCTGTACGTCCCCTCAGGAAGGTCATAGCCAACGGGAATCTCGAAACGTATCAGGTTGTCCCCGGGCTTCATCGTCAGCGTTTTGTTCTCAAAGAAGTAAATCCGACTCCCCTTGAAGAAAGAGGTGGTGGCCTCGACGGTAATGTTTGAATGACCGACGTTGTGGACGTGGGAGAACACCACGATGGTTTCCCCGTTGAGGACGTAGGAGGAGCCGGGCCTCTCCCTTACGTAGGTGTCGGCATCTTCAAACTCAAGCGCTTTTACTATCACGTGGAGGGGAACCTCCGCGTGGGC
This window contains:
- the priS gene encoding DNA primase catalytic subunit PriS produces the protein MTELFREATPKERKLYYSKEWSPKKLPDFIVETLENREFGFDHTGEGPSDRKNVFLDVRDLGDYIRATAPYAIYSSVALYEEPKGMRGWLGAELVFDIDAKDLPLRRCSHLHEHGRVCPVCLEDAKELARDTLVVLKEDFGFEDVHVVYSGRGYHIRVLDDWALKLDGKAREKVLAYISAAEEITFDDIQSRRIMLSSGYYRVFRLRFGYFIGRVNENHLLNIGLKKGQVERVLENREGIYEGFVRKGLLTAFPRGIGYKTLTRLFSLSSTFSKAYFDGRVTVDLKRILRLPSSLHSKVGLVTTYIGPDERKLEKFNPFEDAVPGFRRKEVSEAYGKWLEEHGDEL
- a CDS encoding ATPase domain-containing protein, which gives rise to MGVYQTERVKSGIPGFDDLIQGGFPKGTTVLVTGPTGSGKTTFGVQFVYKGVELYNEPGVIVTLEERAQDLRKEMMAFGWDMERYEREGKLAIIDGVSAVVGLPSEEQYVLEGNLNAEDFLRYIYRVVKAIDAKRLVIDSIPSIAFRLQEESKIREILLQLNTILLEMGVVSILTTEAPDPSRGKISRYGIEEYIARGVVLLDFVEKEVELKRYLLIRKMRETKHSMKKYPFEITEEGIVVYPSGEVY
- a CDS encoding DMT family transporter, which codes for MNGRIKIATAMLIWGSVGIFSRFSNLSGLGVAFFRVSLGALLLLAILMGKGEPLQSVLSLLRARWKPLLALGVSLALNWVFLFTAFNYTTIANAVLVYYLAPIIATVISWRFLGERLSLKSWLLIGTAFMGLILIMSGQNVDLGDRDFMGILLALAAAFFYALIPNLGRFLRGIDGKTLTFLQLAIASLVLAPFMALSGAGEPTWWAIFVLVAVHTVLALFLYMDGLKEVEVNEAALLSYLDPMSAIVYAFLIFGEVPGIRTAIGGAIILLASLLDIRARGS
- the priL gene encoding DNA primase large subunit PriL; protein product: MLDPFGDEARRLVRDEFGGISELLSIIPSYVGIDQAIERVSWVKSGEIPEEILGLGDVQDLLTFYALLGALAFSPYGIEMELVKESNTRIYSERLRRAGRIRGTAIALESVDADEIPARDRTILERTHHQELPPGERERLRLRYRIPLGKLLELWDGGLKEVYIRRGYAYLTEEQGLRLWERSFERNFERAVNLLYEVRDELPEYYLKLYERLGEVAREHFKERLERMGSAEAQPLRFDLFPPCVKIALGGVPSGLRNYAITVLLTSFLSYARLCPNPPRRDVRIRDCVSDLSIVEKEILPVIIEAGNRCSPPLFEDQPHEIKNIWYHLGFGLTDRPTLEDSGNSTWYFPPNCSKIRANAPGLCKPDRHCRNIKNPLTYYLRRLYIENRGKAGENGEKKSAGGGEGND